A window of the Rhodoferax sp. GW822-FHT02A01 genome harbors these coding sequences:
- the fdhF gene encoding formate dehydrogenase subunit alpha: protein MLEHQTVVDFGTPRRESTQHVTLEIDGERVTVPAGTSLMRAAVDAGIQVPKLCATDTLEPFGSCRLCLVEIEGRRGFPASCTTPAEAGMKVRTQTPKLQELRKGVMELYISDHPLDCLTCSANGDCELQTMAGVTGLREVRYGVGAQNGGAHHLDSAKDESNPYFTYDASKCIVCNRCVRACEEVQGTFALTISGRGFESRVSPGQDQPFMESECVSCGACVQACPTATLQEKSIIQLGQPEHSKITTCAYCGVGCGFKAEMKGNEVVRMVPWKDGKANEGHACIKGRFAWGYATHKDRMTKPMIRKAITDPWKEVSWEEAIGYAASEFRRIQAKHGKDSVGGITSSRCTNEETYLVQKLVRAAFGNNNVDTCARVCHSPTGYGLGQTYGTSAGTQTFKSVEQADVILVMGANPSAAHPVFASRMKKRLRAGAKLIVIDPRQIDLVDAPHIRADYHLQLRPGTNVAVITALAHVVVTEGLLAKDYIDARCDTKSFQQWRDFVALPENSPEAMAEVTGVPAELMRGAARLYATGGNAAIYYGLGVTEHAQGSTTVMGIANLAMATGNVGRPGVGVNPLRGQNNVQGACDMGSFPHELPGYRHISDSTVRSQFEAAWGVHLEPEPGLRIPNMLDAAQAGSFMGLYCEGEDIVQSDPNTQHVTAALAAMECIVVQDLFLNETAKYAHVFLPGSSFLEKDGTFTNAERRISRVRKVMPPKAGYSDWEITMLLSNALGYPMHYNHPGEIMAEISALTPSFRGVSYEKIEQHGSVQWPCNEDTAELGTETMHVDGFVRGKGRFIVTQYVATDEKVTRKFPLILTTGRILSQYNVGAQTRRTENMQWHGEDRLEIHPHDAEERGIREDDWVGVESRAGQTVLRAVVTERVQPGVVYTTFHFPESGANVITTDNSDWATNCPEYKVTAVQVMPVAQPSDWQKSYNRFNREQLTLAGLQPEAAPDFATTTGR from the coding sequence ATGCTTGAACACCAAACCGTTGTCGACTTCGGCACGCCGCGCCGCGAGTCCACCCAGCACGTGACGCTGGAAATTGACGGCGAACGCGTCACCGTGCCTGCGGGCACTTCGCTGATGCGTGCCGCTGTGGACGCCGGCATCCAGGTGCCCAAACTGTGCGCCACCGACACGCTGGAACCCTTTGGCTCCTGTCGCCTGTGCTTGGTGGAAATCGAAGGCCGCAGGGGTTTTCCTGCGTCCTGCACCACACCGGCCGAAGCCGGCATGAAGGTGCGCACCCAGACACCCAAGCTGCAGGAGCTGCGCAAGGGTGTGATGGAGCTCTACATCTCCGACCACCCGCTGGACTGCCTGACCTGCTCGGCCAACGGCGACTGCGAACTGCAGACCATGGCTGGCGTAACCGGCCTGCGCGAAGTGCGCTATGGCGTGGGTGCCCAGAACGGTGGCGCCCACCACCTGGACAGTGCCAAGGACGAGTCCAACCCCTACTTCACCTATGACGCCTCCAAGTGCATCGTGTGCAACCGCTGCGTGCGTGCCTGCGAAGAAGTGCAAGGCACGTTCGCGCTGACCATCAGCGGCCGCGGGTTTGAGTCGCGCGTGTCGCCGGGGCAGGACCAGCCTTTCATGGAGTCCGAATGTGTGAGCTGCGGCGCCTGCGTGCAGGCCTGCCCCACCGCTACGCTGCAGGAGAAGTCCATCATCCAGCTGGGCCAGCCCGAGCACAGCAAGATCACCACCTGCGCCTATTGCGGCGTGGGTTGCGGCTTCAAGGCCGAGATGAAGGGCAACGAAGTGGTGCGCATGGTGCCGTGGAAAGACGGCAAGGCCAACGAAGGCCACGCCTGCATCAAGGGCCGCTTTGCCTGGGGCTATGCCACCCACAAAGATCGCATGACCAAGCCCATGATCCGCAAGGCCATCACCGACCCGTGGAAAGAGGTCAGCTGGGAAGAAGCCATTGGCTACGCCGCCAGCGAGTTCCGCCGCATCCAGGCCAAGCATGGCAAGGACTCGGTGGGCGGCATTACCTCCTCGCGCTGCACCAACGAAGAAACCTACCTGGTGCAAAAACTGGTGCGCGCCGCCTTTGGCAACAACAACGTGGACACCTGCGCACGCGTGTGCCACTCGCCCACCGGTTACGGGCTGGGCCAGACCTATGGCACCTCGGCCGGCACGCAGACCTTCAAGTCGGTGGAACAAGCCGACGTGATCCTGGTGATGGGTGCCAACCCGTCGGCCGCACACCCGGTGTTTGCCTCGCGCATGAAGAAGCGCCTGCGCGCCGGTGCCAAGCTGATCGTGATCGACCCGCGCCAGATCGATCTGGTGGACGCGCCCCACATCCGCGCCGATTACCACCTGCAACTGCGCCCCGGAACCAACGTGGCCGTCATCACCGCGCTGGCCCATGTGGTGGTCACCGAAGGTCTGCTGGCCAAGGACTACATCGACGCGCGCTGCGACACCAAGTCGTTCCAGCAGTGGCGCGACTTTGTGGCCCTGCCCGAGAACTCGCCCGAGGCCATGGCCGAGGTCACCGGTGTGCCCGCGGAGCTGATGCGCGGTGCGGCGCGCCTGTATGCCACCGGTGGCAATGCGGCCATCTACTACGGCCTGGGCGTGACCGAGCATGCCCAGGGCTCCACCACCGTGATGGGCATTGCCAACCTGGCCATGGCCACCGGCAACGTGGGCCGTCCCGGCGTGGGCGTGAACCCGCTGCGCGGCCAGAACAATGTGCAGGGCGCCTGTGACATGGGCTCCTTCCCGCATGAGCTGCCGGGCTACCGGCACATCTCCGACAGCACGGTGCGCAGCCAATTCGAGGCGGCCTGGGGCGTGCACCTGGAGCCCGAACCCGGCCTGCGCATTCCCAACATGCTGGACGCGGCGCAAGCAGGCAGCTTCATGGGTCTGTACTGCGAAGGCGAAGACATCGTGCAGAGCGACCCCAACACGCAGCACGTGACGGCAGCACTGGCGGCCATGGAATGCATCGTGGTACAGGACCTGTTCCTCAACGAGACGGCCAAGTACGCCCATGTGTTCCTGCCCGGTTCGTCCTTCCTGGAAAAGGACGGCACCTTCACCAATGCCGAGCGCCGCATATCGCGCGTGCGCAAGGTGATGCCACCCAAGGCGGGTTACTCTGACTGGGAAATCACCATGCTGCTGTCCAACGCCCTGGGTTACCCCATGCACTACAACCACCCCGGCGAAATCATGGCCGAGATCTCCGCACTCACCCCCAGCTTCCGCGGTGTGAGCTACGAGAAGATCGAGCAGCACGGCAGCGTGCAATGGCCATGCAACGAAGACACGGCGGAGTTGGGCACTGAGACCATGCACGTGGACGGCTTTGTGCGCGGCAAGGGCCGCTTCATCGTCACACAGTACGTGGCCACCGACGAGAAAGTCACGCGCAAGTTCCCGCTGATCCTGACCACCGGGCGCATCCTGTCGCAGTACAACGTAGGCGCACAGACCCGCAGGACCGAAAACATGCAGTGGCACGGGGAAGACCGACTGGAAATCCACCCGCACGACGCGGAAGAACGCGGCATCCGCGAAGATGACTGGGTGGGCGTCGAGAGCCGCGCCGGCCAGACCGTGCTGCGTGCCGTGGTGACCGAGCGGGTGCAGCCCGGTGTGGTCTACACCACCTTCCACTTCCCCGAGTCGGGCGCCAACGTCATCACCACCGACAACTCCGACTGGGCCACCAACTGCCCCGAGTACAAGGTGACCGCGGTGCAGGTAATGCCGGTGGCGCAGCCCTCGGACTGGCAGAAGTCCTACAACCGCTTCAACCGCGAGCAGCTGACGCTGGCGGGCCTGCAGCCAGAGGCAGCACCCGACTTTGCAACCACCACGGGCCGCTGA
- a CDS encoding NADH-quinone oxidoreductase subunit NuoF, which produces MSITLCVPCDSAALALGADEVAQAIQTQAAARGIAIEIARTSSRGLFWLEPLVEVQTAQGRIGYGPVQVKDVPSLFDAAFHHGGAHPLGLGPVEEIPYLKHQERLTFARMGVTRPLSLEDYQSLGGYEGLRHALQRPDAEIIQVVLDSGLRGRGGAAFPAGIKWKTVAGAASHQKYVVCNADEGDSGTYSDRMTMEGDPFMLIEGMTIAAIAVGATEGYVYIRSEYPHAVATMREAVALATAAGFLSNNILGTGHRFHLEVRKAAGAYVCGEETAMLESIEGKRGVVRAKPPIPALHGLFGQPTVINNVITFATVPLILAKGAKFYKDYGVGRSHGTLPMQLTGNVKHGGLIEKAFGVTLRELIFDYGGGTASGRPVKAVQVGGPLGSYVPPEHWDVPMDYEAFAAVGATVGHGGIVVHDDSADMAQLARYAMEFCAVESCGKCTPCRIGSTRGVEVIDRLVGDQNRPQQVKLLRDLCDTMQNGSLCAMGSMTPNPVLSALNHYPQDFGLAAPQTKAA; this is translated from the coding sequence ATGAGCATCACCCTCTGTGTTCCCTGCGACTCCGCTGCTCTGGCATTGGGCGCCGATGAAGTGGCGCAAGCCATACAGACCCAGGCCGCAGCGCGGGGCATTGCGATTGAGATAGCGAGAACCAGTTCGCGCGGCCTGTTCTGGCTGGAGCCGCTGGTGGAAGTGCAGACCGCGCAGGGCCGCATCGGTTACGGCCCGGTCCAGGTCAAAGACGTGCCCAGTCTGTTCGACGCCGCATTCCACCACGGTGGCGCCCACCCCTTGGGCCTGGGGCCGGTGGAGGAAATCCCCTACCTCAAGCACCAGGAGCGCCTGACCTTTGCGCGCATGGGTGTGACCCGCCCCCTGTCGCTGGAAGACTACCAGAGCCTGGGCGGCTACGAAGGGTTGCGCCACGCACTGCAACGCCCGGACGCAGAAATCATCCAGGTGGTGCTGGACTCCGGCCTGCGTGGCCGCGGTGGTGCGGCTTTTCCGGCAGGCATCAAATGGAAGACGGTGGCCGGTGCCGCAAGCCATCAAAAATACGTGGTGTGCAATGCCGATGAAGGGGACTCGGGCACCTACTCCGACCGCATGACCATGGAGGGCGACCCCTTCATGCTGATCGAGGGCATGACCATTGCCGCCATCGCCGTCGGCGCCACCGAGGGCTATGTCTACATCCGCTCGGAATACCCACACGCCGTGGCCACCATGCGCGAGGCGGTGGCGCTTGCCACAGCAGCCGGCTTCCTGAGCAACAACATCCTGGGCACCGGCCACCGCTTCCATCTGGAAGTGCGCAAGGCCGCCGGTGCCTATGTATGCGGCGAAGAAACCGCCATGCTGGAGAGCATCGAAGGCAAGCGCGGCGTGGTGCGGGCCAAGCCCCCCATTCCCGCGCTCCACGGACTCTTTGGCCAACCCACGGTGATCAACAACGTCATCACTTTTGCCACCGTTCCCCTCATCCTGGCCAAAGGTGCAAAGTTCTACAAAGACTATGGCGTGGGCCGCTCCCACGGCACGCTGCCCATGCAACTCACCGGCAACGTGAAACACGGCGGGCTGATCGAGAAGGCCTTCGGCGTCACGCTGCGGGAACTGATTTTTGACTACGGCGGTGGCACTGCTTCAGGCCGCCCGGTCAAGGCCGTGCAGGTGGGCGGGCCGCTAGGCTCCTACGTGCCGCCCGAGCACTGGGATGTACCGATGGACTACGAAGCCTTTGCCGCCGTTGGCGCCACGGTGGGCCACGGTGGCATCGTGGTCCATGACGACAGCGCCGACATGGCACAGCTGGCGCGCTACGCCATGGAATTCTGTGCAGTGGAATCCTGCGGCAAGTGCACGCCGTGCCGCATCGGCTCCACCCGCGGCGTGGAAGTCATAGACCGGCTGGTGGGTGACCAGAACCGGCCACAGCAGGTCAAGCTGCTGCGCGATCTGTGCGACACCATGCAGAACGGCTCGCTCTGCGCCATGGGCTCGATGACGCCCAACCCGGTCCTGTCCGCACTCAACCACTACCCGCAGGATTTTGGTCTGGCCGCGCCCCAGACCAAGGCTGCCTGA
- a CDS encoding formate dehydrogenase subunit gamma, which translates to MTERAIKDTVGASHAETIQRLIEARKDTPGALLPLLHDIQDTVGYIPADCVASIAQALKLSRAEVHGVLTYYHHFQTEPGGRHVVQVCRAEACQSMGADALWSHACQRLSLTADDALHGATTPDAAFTLKPVYCLGLCSTSPAIVVNDRLHARVSCDDFDRLLDTARSAA; encoded by the coding sequence ATGACCGAAAGAGCGATCAAAGACACTGTTGGCGCCTCGCATGCCGAGACGATCCAGCGCCTGATCGAAGCCAGAAAAGATACGCCGGGCGCCCTACTGCCCCTGCTGCACGATATCCAGGACACGGTGGGCTACATTCCCGCAGACTGCGTGGCCTCGATTGCACAGGCGCTCAAGCTCTCGCGCGCCGAGGTGCATGGCGTGCTCACCTACTACCACCACTTCCAGACGGAGCCCGGTGGTCGCCACGTGGTCCAGGTCTGCCGCGCCGAAGCTTGCCAATCGATGGGGGCCGACGCCTTATGGTCCCACGCCTGCCAGCGCCTGTCGCTGACAGCGGACGATGCGCTGCACGGAGCCACCACGCCGGATGCGGCCTTCACACTCAAGCCCGTGTACTGCCTGGGCCTGTGCTCCACCTCTCCGGCCATCGTGGTGAATGACCGCCTGCATGCGCGCGTCAGCTGCGACGACTTCGACCGCCTGCTGGACACCGCAAGGAGTGCAGCATGA
- a CDS encoding LysR family transcriptional regulator, whose protein sequence is MSLFTSLRYLVALHHHKHFGRAAEACHVTQPALSNAIRALEKEFGTAIVKRGRAFESFTPEGEQIFLTAQRMLHEQELLQQSLKSAESAPAGALTLGAVPSVMPIAARFSGMLQKKHPGIRVTLRSLSSQDIETGLENLSLDLALGYTDRIRPGPLTTLWQYDERYFLLRRASQASASGLQITTQACRWADAASHALCLLTPEMHNRTIVDDAFRQAGARVEPVIETNSILALGLAVLDGNVCSVLPGALVGVLNGHGALEAVPLNAPDVVTPIGLIYVDSHQPSHTLSAALRLATDPAWASHVKSNSGLLRA, encoded by the coding sequence ATGAGTCTTTTCACATCCCTGCGCTATCTGGTCGCCCTGCACCACCACAAGCACTTTGGCCGCGCCGCCGAGGCCTGCCACGTCACTCAGCCCGCTCTCTCCAATGCCATACGCGCGCTGGAGAAAGAGTTCGGCACCGCCATCGTGAAGCGCGGCCGCGCCTTCGAGAGCTTCACGCCCGAAGGCGAACAGATCTTTCTCACCGCACAGCGCATGCTGCACGAGCAGGAGCTGCTGCAGCAGTCCCTCAAGAGCGCCGAGAGTGCGCCCGCTGGCGCCTTGACCTTGGGTGCCGTGCCGTCGGTCATGCCGATTGCCGCGCGGTTTTCCGGCATGCTGCAAAAGAAACATCCGGGCATACGGGTGACCTTGCGTTCGCTGAGTTCGCAGGACATCGAAACCGGTCTGGAAAACCTGTCGCTCGATCTGGCACTGGGCTACACCGACCGTATCAGGCCCGGGCCACTGACCACGCTCTGGCAGTACGACGAACGCTACTTTCTGCTCCGGCGCGCAAGCCAGGCATCTGCCAGCGGACTGCAGATCACCACGCAGGCGTGCCGCTGGGCGGACGCCGCTTCCCACGCTTTGTGCCTGCTCACTCCGGAAATGCACAACCGCACTATCGTCGACGATGCCTTCCGACAGGCCGGTGCACGCGTCGAACCCGTCATCGAAACCAACTCCATTCTTGCGCTGGGCTTGGCAGTGCTGGATGGCAACGTGTGCAGCGTGCTGCCTGGCGCATTGGTCGGTGTGCTCAACGGCCATGGCGCGCTGGAGGCCGTGCCCCTGAACGCACCGGATGTGGTCACGCCGATTGGATTGATTTACGTCGACTCGCACCAACCCAGCCACACCCTGAGCGCCGCACTACGCCTGGCCACGGACCCGGCATGGGCCAGCCATGTGAAAAGCAACTCGGGTTTGCTGCGCGCCTAG
- a CDS encoding sigma-54-dependent Fis family transcriptional regulator, translating into MKHSTPTPVLRQARQHLIEHGTPLPGTVNERLWHSWQRSLAAGLLPMGRLTATDHAADSELRQSLARNHELLAHSRPVMEYLFEQVRHIQNVVILADSRGTLMHTLGDPFFLSKAERVSLTAGASWREEHRGTNAIGTAIAEESPVEIHGAEHFLERNGFLTCAAAPIMSSCGNVIGILDISGEQHSGHPMTLGLVSTAARMIENRLMIATSKRHLRIHMHARAEGIGTVAEGIATLSDDGWIIGANRQALSLLRMNAKAIGATQLGSVLDVRLSDLLTRHRQRPAQALQVHLHDGTTLFVQMQADAAALPPQILVPASAAPAVAKDALTALDTGDLQWRGAADKARRVLDKPIPVLIQGESGVGKEYFARAMHDSSKRASGPFVAINCAAIPENLIEAELFGYAPGAFTGARKEGSLGKLREANGGTLFLDEIGDMPLSMQTRLLRVLQERSVVPLGGSKSIAVDFALVCATHCNLREAASRGAFRSDLYYRINGLTVQLPALRERTDFQALAERLLAGLHPQRAVHLQPQVLDKMSQYAWPGNLRQCASVLRTACAMLDDDESSIEFKHLPDDIVEDLLAPQTRASQVSEVREPHNLQELSRYAVKQALEASRGNISLAARTLGISRQTLYRKMQAQ; encoded by the coding sequence ATGAAACATTCAACACCGACACCGGTGCTGCGTCAGGCGCGGCAACACCTCATTGAACATGGCACGCCCTTGCCCGGCACGGTGAATGAACGCCTGTGGCACTCCTGGCAACGCAGCCTGGCTGCGGGCCTGTTGCCCATGGGGCGGCTCACCGCCACCGACCACGCCGCTGACAGCGAACTGCGCCAGTCGCTGGCACGCAACCACGAATTGCTGGCCCACTCCCGACCGGTGATGGAGTACCTGTTCGAGCAGGTGCGCCATATCCAGAATGTGGTGATACTGGCCGACAGCCGTGGCACCCTGATGCACACCCTGGGCGATCCCTTCTTCCTGTCCAAGGCTGAGCGTGTATCGCTCACGGCCGGCGCTTCCTGGCGCGAAGAGCACCGCGGAACCAACGCGATAGGAACCGCCATTGCCGAAGAGAGCCCGGTGGAAATCCACGGCGCCGAACACTTTCTGGAGCGCAACGGCTTTCTGACCTGCGCGGCCGCACCCATCATGTCTTCCTGTGGCAATGTCATTGGCATCCTGGACATCTCGGGCGAACAACACAGCGGCCACCCCATGACACTGGGCTTGGTGAGCACCGCTGCTCGCATGATCGAGAACCGGCTCATGATTGCCACTTCCAAGCGGCATCTGCGCATCCACATGCATGCGCGCGCCGAAGGCATAGGCACCGTGGCCGAAGGCATTGCCACCTTGTCGGACGACGGCTGGATCATCGGCGCCAACCGGCAGGCGCTGTCGCTGTTGCGCATGAACGCCAAAGCCATAGGTGCCACGCAACTCGGCAGTGTGTTGGACGTGCGCCTATCGGACCTGCTGACGCGGCACCGCCAAAGGCCAGCTCAGGCCTTGCAAGTGCATCTGCATGACGGCACTACGCTCTTTGTCCAGATGCAGGCCGATGCCGCCGCCCTGCCACCGCAGATTCTGGTACCCGCAAGCGCTGCCCCTGCAGTGGCCAAAGACGCCCTGACTGCACTGGACACCGGCGACCTGCAATGGCGCGGCGCTGCCGACAAGGCGCGGCGCGTGCTGGACAAGCCCATCCCGGTGCTGATACAGGGCGAGTCTGGCGTAGGCAAGGAATACTTTGCGCGCGCCATGCACGACTCCAGCAAGCGCGCCAGCGGCCCGTTTGTGGCCATCAACTGCGCCGCCATCCCCGAGAACCTGATCGAAGCCGAACTGTTTGGCTATGCGCCGGGCGCCTTCACCGGCGCGCGCAAGGAAGGCAGTCTGGGCAAGCTGCGCGAGGCCAATGGTGGCACCCTGTTCCTCGATGAAATCGGCGATATGCCCCTGTCCATGCAGACCCGTCTGCTGCGGGTGCTGCAGGAGAGATCCGTGGTGCCACTGGGTGGCAGCAAATCGATTGCGGTGGACTTTGCGCTGGTGTGCGCCACCCACTGCAACCTGCGCGAAGCCGCCAGCCGCGGCGCCTTTCGCAGCGACCTGTACTACCGCATCAACGGCCTGACGGTGCAGCTGCCCGCGCTGCGCGAGCGCACCGACTTTCAGGCGCTGGCCGAGCGCCTGCTGGCCGGGCTGCATCCACAGCGCGCGGTCCATCTGCAGCCTCAGGTGCTGGACAAGATGAGCCAGTACGCCTGGCCGGGCAATCTGCGCCAGTGTGCCAGCGTGTTGCGCACGGCCTGCGCCATGCTCGATGACGACGAGTCCAGCATCGAGTTCAAGCACCTGCCCGATGACATCGTGGAAGACCTGCTGGCGCCGCAGACGCGCGCCAGCCAGGTCAGCGAAGTGCGCGAACCTCACAACCTGCAGGAGCTGTCGCGCTATGCGGTAAAGCAGGCCCTGGAAGCCAGCCGCGGCAACATCTCCCTGGCTGCGCGAACGCTGGGCATCAGCCGCCAGACCCTGTACCGCAAGATGCAGGCGCAGTAA
- a CDS encoding aldehyde dehydrogenase family protein gives MIYALPGAAGAKVAYKDHYDNFIGGKFVAPVKGQYFDVITPITGKPYTKAARSTAEDIELALDAAHAAADQWGKTDAATRANILLKIADRIEANLELLAYAETVDNGKAIRETLNADIPLTVDHFRYFAGCVRSQEGALSNIDENTVAYHIQEPLGVVGQIIPWNFPILMAAWKLAPALGAGNCVVLKPAESTPISILILVDLIADLLPPGVLNIVNGYGREAGLPLATSKRIAKIAFTGSTTTGRVIAQAAANNLIPATLELGGKSPNIFFADIMDKDDGFLDKAVEGLVLFAFNQGEVCTCPSRAIIQESIYDKFMERVLKRVAAIKHINPLDSDSMMGAQASKEQLTKILSYLDLGKQEGAEVLAGGSQAHLGGELEGGYYVQPTLFKGHNKMRIFQEEIFGPVLAVTTFKDEAEALAIANDTLYGLGAGVWSRNGNVAYRMGRAIKAGRVWTNCYHAYPAHAAFGGYKESGIGRETHKVMLDHYQQTKNLLVSYSEQKLGFF, from the coding sequence ATGATTTACGCATTGCCCGGTGCTGCCGGCGCCAAGGTAGCCTACAAGGACCACTACGACAACTTCATCGGCGGCAAGTTCGTGGCACCCGTCAAGGGCCAGTACTTTGATGTCATCACGCCGATTACCGGCAAGCCTTACACCAAGGCTGCACGCTCCACGGCGGAAGACATCGAACTGGCTTTGGACGCAGCCCACGCCGCGGCTGACCAATGGGGCAAGACCGATGCCGCCACGCGCGCCAACATCCTGCTCAAGATTGCAGATCGCATTGAAGCCAATCTGGAACTGCTGGCCTATGCCGAGACCGTGGACAACGGCAAGGCCATCCGCGAAACCCTGAATGCCGACATCCCGCTCACGGTGGACCACTTTCGTTACTTTGCCGGTTGTGTGCGTTCACAGGAAGGTGCGCTCTCCAACATCGACGAGAACACCGTGGCGTACCACATCCAGGAACCGCTGGGTGTGGTGGGCCAGATCATTCCCTGGAACTTCCCCATCCTGATGGCAGCCTGGAAGCTGGCCCCCGCACTGGGCGCGGGCAACTGCGTGGTGCTCAAGCCGGCAGAGTCCACACCCATCAGCATCCTGATCCTGGTGGACCTGATTGCCGACCTGCTGCCCCCAGGTGTATTGAATATCGTCAACGGCTATGGCCGTGAAGCCGGTCTGCCCCTGGCCACCAGCAAGCGCATCGCCAAGATTGCGTTCACGGGTTCCACCACCACAGGCCGCGTGATTGCACAGGCAGCCGCCAACAACCTGATCCCCGCCACGCTGGAACTGGGCGGCAAATCGCCCAACATCTTCTTTGCCGACATCATGGACAAGGACGATGGTTTCCTGGACAAGGCCGTGGAAGGTCTGGTGCTGTTTGCCTTCAACCAGGGCGAAGTCTGCACCTGCCCGTCGCGCGCCATCATCCAGGAAAGCATTTACGACAAGTTCATGGAGCGCGTGCTCAAGCGCGTGGCGGCCATCAAGCACATCAACCCGCTGGACTCCGACAGCATGATGGGCGCGCAGGCTTCCAAGGAACAGCTCACCAAGATCCTGTCCTATCTGGACCTGGGCAAGCAGGAAGGCGCCGAAGTGCTGGCCGGTGGTTCGCAAGCCCATCTGGGTGGTGAGCTCGAAGGCGGCTACTACGTGCAGCCCACGCTGTTCAAGGGCCACAACAAGATGCGCATCTTCCAGGAAGAAATCTTCGGACCGGTGCTGGCCGTGACCACCTTCAAGGACGAAGCCGAAGCCCTGGCCATTGCCAACGACACGCTGTACGGCCTGGGTGCCGGTGTGTGGAGCCGCAACGGCAACGTGGCCTACCGCATGGGCCGCGCCATCAAGGCTGGCCGCGTATGGACCAATTGCTACCACGCCTATCCTGCGCACGCTGCGTTTGGCGGCTACAAGGAATCCGGCATTGGCCGCGAGACCCACAAGGTCATGCTCGACCACTATCAGCAGACCAAGAACCTCTTGGTTTCTTATAGCGAACAGAAGCTCGGGTTCTTCTAA
- a CDS encoding DUF779 domain-containing protein: MVEKVVATPAALELVAFLKTKHGPDLMFHQSGGCCDNSAANCYLPGEISMGAGDVYLGDVGGCPFYIGLAQYEYWKHTQLIIDVIEGTGGTFSLEGPEGKAFHTRSRVFTAEELAELEGQQLRTGLDVPVHSR, encoded by the coding sequence ATGGTTGAAAAAGTCGTAGCCACTCCCGCCGCCCTGGAACTGGTGGCGTTCCTGAAGACCAAGCACGGCCCCGATCTGATGTTTCACCAGTCCGGCGGTTGTTGCGACAACAGCGCGGCCAACTGCTACCTGCCTGGCGAGATCAGCATGGGCGCGGGGGACGTGTACCTGGGTGATGTGGGTGGTTGTCCGTTCTACATCGGACTGGCCCAGTACGAATATTGGAAGCACACGCAGCTCATCATCGATGTGATCGAGGGCACTGGCGGAACCTTTTCGCTGGAAGGGCCCGAAGGCAAGGCCTTTCATACCCGCTCGCGCGTGTTCACGGCGGAAGAACTCGCCGAGCTCGAAGGCCAGCAGCTCAGGACCGGGCTGGATGTGCCGGTCCATTCACGCTGA
- a CDS encoding substrate-binding domain-containing protein — MKLKSNLAALVLAIGSAGAFAQLTVGVSFDAYQEERWKTDEAAIKAELAKHGAKYIMADAGASTEKQLVDIDGLIAKGAKVLIILGRDKDAILPAINKANQLKIPVIAYDRLFEAPGVTYITFDNKEVGRMLARAVLAVKPKGNYAIIKGDVGNANSAFLREGTQEVLEPYLKRGDVKIVGEEYTADWNPQNSQKNMEQILTKNGNKVDAVIAQNDGMAGGVVAALTAKGLQGIPVSGQDGDLAALNRVALGTQTVSVWKNSADLGVAAARAAVELGAGKPVTGAVDWAGGEKKVTLKSIFLKPIPVTQANLDVVVKAGHIKKEELCKGVTDPKVTACK, encoded by the coding sequence ATGAAACTCAAAAGCAACCTGGCCGCACTGGTGCTGGCCATCGGGTCGGCCGGCGCCTTTGCGCAACTCACCGTGGGCGTCAGCTTCGATGCCTACCAGGAAGAGCGCTGGAAAACCGACGAGGCTGCCATCAAGGCTGAGCTGGCCAAGCATGGCGCCAAGTACATCATGGCCGATGCCGGTGCTTCCACCGAGAAGCAACTGGTGGACATTGACGGCCTGATCGCCAAGGGCGCCAAGGTGCTGATCATCTTGGGCCGCGACAAGGACGCGATTCTTCCTGCCATCAACAAGGCCAACCAGCTGAAGATTCCGGTGATCGCCTATGACCGCCTGTTCGAGGCGCCCGGTGTCACCTACATCACCTTCGACAACAAGGAAGTGGGCCGCATGCTTGCGCGTGCGGTGCTGGCCGTGAAGCCCAAGGGCAACTACGCCATCATCAAGGGCGACGTGGGCAATGCCAACTCCGCCTTTTTGCGCGAGGGCACGCAGGAGGTGCTGGAGCCCTACCTCAAGCGCGGCGACGTGAAGATTGTGGGTGAGGAGTACACCGCGGACTGGAATCCGCAGAATTCCCAGAAGAACATGGAACAGATTCTGACCAAGAACGGCAACAAGGTGGACGCCGTGATTGCGCAGAACGACGGCATGGCCGGTGGTGTGGTTGCCGCGTTGACTGCCAAGGGTCTGCAAGGCATTCCGGTCTCAGGACAAGATGGCGACCTGGCTGCGCTGAACCGCGTGGCGCTGGGTACACAGACCGTGTCGGTGTGGAAGAACTCTGCTGACCTGGGAGTGGCTGCAGCACGTGCCGCAGTAGAGCTGGGTGCGGGCAAGCCGGTGACCGGTGCCGTGGATTGGGCGGGTGGTGAGAAGAAGGTGACGCTCAAGTCCATCTTCTTGAAGCCCATCCCTGTGACACAAGCCAATCTGGATGTGGTGGTCAAGGCTGGCCACATCAAGAAGGAAGAGCTGTGCAAGGGCGTGACCGATCCCAAGGTAACTGCCTGCAAATAG